From a single Longimicrobium sp. genomic region:
- the truA gene encoding tRNA pseudouridine(38-40) synthase TruA — translation MSEPGFHRVRMTVHYDGRDFHGWQVQPEQRTVQGELERVVSKVTNRPTAVVGSGRTDRGVHATGQVAAADVPERWSAQSLRRALNALLPGDVWVAEAAEAPPYFHPRYDATSRSYVYRLGLAPAADSPFNAPWCWPLARPVDLGRMEEATALLVGDHSFKAFAKAGQEERGDRCTVTEARWAEWPGIGLELHVTANRFLHHMVRYLVGTLVDVGLGERPVGDVADLLEGAPGLETSPPAPAEGLFLTAVTYPPDAGTKPPRRRRLQLVEG, via the coding sequence GTGAGCGAGCCCGGCTTCCACCGCGTCCGCATGACCGTCCACTACGACGGCCGCGACTTCCACGGCTGGCAGGTGCAGCCGGAGCAGCGCACCGTCCAGGGCGAGCTGGAGCGCGTCGTCAGCAAGGTGACCAACCGCCCCACGGCGGTGGTCGGCTCGGGGCGCACCGACCGGGGGGTGCACGCCACCGGGCAGGTGGCCGCGGCCGACGTCCCCGAGCGCTGGTCGGCGCAGTCGCTGCGCCGGGCGCTGAACGCGCTGCTGCCGGGCGACGTGTGGGTGGCGGAGGCCGCCGAGGCGCCGCCCTACTTCCACCCCCGCTACGACGCCACCAGCCGCTCGTACGTCTACCGCCTGGGGCTGGCGCCCGCGGCCGACTCGCCGTTCAACGCGCCCTGGTGCTGGCCGCTGGCCCGGCCGGTGGACCTGGGGCGGATGGAGGAGGCGACGGCGCTGCTGGTGGGCGACCACTCCTTCAAGGCGTTCGCCAAGGCGGGGCAGGAGGAGCGCGGCGACCGCTGCACGGTGACGGAGGCGCGCTGGGCGGAGTGGCCGGGGATCGGGCTGGAGCTCCACGTGACCGCCAACCGCTTCCTCCACCACATGGTGCGCTACCTGGTGGGGACGCTGGTGGACGTGGGGCTGGGCGAGCGGCCGGTGGGCGACGTGGCCGACCTGCTGGAGGGCGCGCCCGGGCTGGAGACCAGTCCCCCCGCGCCGGCCGAGGGGCTGTTCCTGACCGCCGTCACCTACCCGCCCGACGCGGGGACGAAGCCGCCCAGGCGGCGGAGGCTGCAGCTGGTGGAGGGGTGA
- the purB gene encoding adenylosuccinate lyase: MAIDRYSNPLTERYASPEMSYLFSAKFKFGTWRRLWLALAEAERELGLPVPDAAVAAIRAHLDDFDLKRAAELERQLRHDVMAHVHHLGEQAPEARAIIHLGATSAYVGDNTDLIQHREALRLVARRIAAAVAALAGFAREHRDLATLGFTHFQPAQPTTVGKRATLWIQDLLLDLEEVEFRLQTLRFRGVRGTTGTQASFMDLFEGDGAKVERLNRLVAQKMGFEQVYGVTGQTYTRKTDYACLATLAGIAQSASKFANDVRLLSHLKEVEEPFEEHQIGSSAMPYKRNPMRSERINALARHAIALVIDPAFTAASQWFERTLDDSANKRIAVPEAYLSVDSILLLLHNVAGGMVVYPEMIRRRLMEELPFMATENLMMRSVKRGGDRQDLHERVRVHSIEAGRQVKEHGLPNDLLDRIAADPAFGVTRRELEEDLRPELYVGRAPQQVDEFLAEWVEPVLARYPDAAGDAAPELRV, translated from the coding sequence ATGGCGATCGACCGCTATTCCAACCCGCTGACCGAGCGCTACGCTTCGCCGGAGATGAGCTACCTCTTCTCGGCGAAGTTCAAGTTCGGCACCTGGCGGCGGCTCTGGCTGGCGCTGGCCGAGGCGGAGCGCGAGCTGGGGCTGCCCGTCCCCGACGCGGCGGTCGCGGCGATCCGCGCCCACCTGGACGACTTCGACCTGAAGCGCGCCGCCGAGTTGGAGCGCCAGCTGCGCCACGACGTGATGGCCCACGTCCACCACCTGGGCGAGCAGGCCCCCGAGGCGCGCGCCATCATCCACCTGGGCGCCACCAGCGCCTACGTCGGCGACAACACCGACCTCATCCAGCACCGCGAGGCCCTCCGGCTGGTCGCCCGCCGCATCGCCGCCGCCGTGGCCGCGCTCGCCGGCTTCGCGCGCGAGCACCGCGACCTGGCGACGCTCGGCTTCACGCACTTCCAGCCCGCCCAGCCCACCACCGTGGGCAAGCGCGCCACGCTCTGGATCCAGGACCTGCTCCTCGACCTGGAGGAAGTGGAGTTCCGCCTCCAGACGCTGCGCTTCCGCGGGGTGCGGGGGACCACGGGGACGCAGGCCAGCTTCATGGACCTGTTCGAGGGCGACGGCGCGAAGGTGGAGCGGCTGAACCGCCTGGTCGCGCAAAAGATGGGGTTCGAGCAGGTCTACGGCGTCACCGGGCAGACGTACACGCGCAAGACCGACTACGCCTGCCTGGCCACCCTGGCGGGAATCGCGCAATCGGCGAGCAAATTCGCCAACGACGTGCGGCTACTTTCCCACCTCAAGGAGGTGGAGGAGCCGTTCGAGGAGCACCAGATCGGCTCCTCGGCCATGCCGTACAAGCGCAACCCCATGCGCTCGGAGCGGATCAACGCGCTGGCCCGCCACGCCATCGCGCTGGTGATCGACCCGGCGTTCACTGCCGCGTCGCAGTGGTTCGAGCGCACGCTGGACGACTCGGCCAACAAGCGCATCGCCGTCCCCGAGGCGTACCTGTCGGTGGACTCCATCCTGCTGCTGCTGCACAACGTGGCGGGCGGGATGGTGGTGTACCCGGAGATGATCCGCCGCCGGCTGATGGAGGAGCTCCCCTTCATGGCCACGGAGAACCTGATGATGCGCTCGGTGAAGCGCGGCGGCGACCGCCAGGACCTGCACGAGCGCGTGCGCGTGCACTCCATCGAGGCCGGCCGCCAGGTGAAGGAGCACGGCCTGCCGAACGACCTGCTGGACCGCATCGCCGCCGACCCGGCGTTCGGCGTCACCCGCCGGGAGCTGGAGGAGGACCTGCGCCCGGAGCTGTACGTGGGCCGCGCCCCCCAGCAGGTGGACGAGTTCCTGGCCGAGTGGGTGGAGCCGGTCCTCGCCCGCTACCCGGACGCGGCCGGGGACGCCGCGCCGGAGCTGAGGGTGTGA
- a CDS encoding carboxypeptidase M32, giving the protein MTDETRPEHPAYAELTRLMREAATLYSAASVVGWDQETYMPHRAAALRSEQLAALSSIIHERRTSPRIGELLEECQADASLTADPETAANLRELRRDYGRVTKLPPELVREMAETSSRAMHAWREARERSDFAAFAPWLEKVVRLNREKAQAYGWAEGGEAYDALLDEFEPGMTTAEIHRTFDALRAGLAPLIHAVAESGTKPDTSWHRMPVPVDRQEAFSKDLVRRMGFDLEAGRLDVSAHPFCDGIGPGDTRLTTRYAEDQFPSTLASVMHETGHGLYEQNLAKAERFGQPLAEAASTGIHESQSRMWENFVGRSRPFWEWALPRMREELATPEVAALDVETAYRGMNVVEPNLIRIESDEATYNLHIMLRFDLERAMLSGDLPIAELPGAWNERVRDDLGLEVPDHRRGVLQDIHWSMGSFGYFPTYTLGNLYAAQFWTTIREALPGLDDDVRRGEFGALLAWLREHVFTHGRRYTAPELCERITGRRLSHEPLLRYLEAKIRPIYGI; this is encoded by the coding sequence ATGACCGACGAGACGCGCCCCGAGCATCCCGCCTACGCCGAGCTGACCCGCCTCATGCGCGAGGCGGCGACGCTGTACTCCGCGGCTTCCGTGGTCGGGTGGGACCAGGAGACCTACATGCCGCACAGGGCGGCGGCGCTGCGGAGCGAGCAGCTCGCCGCGCTGTCGTCCATCATCCACGAGCGCCGCACCTCCCCGCGCATCGGCGAGCTGCTGGAGGAGTGCCAGGCCGACGCCTCGCTCACCGCCGACCCCGAAACGGCGGCCAACCTGCGCGAGCTGCGCCGCGACTACGGCCGGGTGACGAAGCTGCCGCCCGAGCTGGTGCGCGAGATGGCCGAGACCAGCTCGCGCGCGATGCACGCCTGGCGCGAGGCGCGCGAGCGGAGCGACTTCGCGGCGTTCGCGCCGTGGCTGGAGAAGGTGGTGCGGCTCAACCGCGAGAAGGCGCAGGCGTACGGCTGGGCCGAGGGCGGCGAGGCGTACGACGCGCTGCTCGACGAGTTCGAGCCGGGAATGACCACCGCCGAGATCCACCGCACCTTCGACGCGCTCCGCGCCGGGCTGGCGCCGCTGATCCACGCCGTCGCCGAGTCGGGGACCAAGCCGGACACGAGCTGGCACCGCATGCCGGTCCCCGTCGACCGGCAGGAGGCGTTCAGCAAGGACCTGGTGCGGCGGATGGGCTTCGACCTGGAGGCGGGAAGGCTGGACGTCTCCGCGCACCCGTTCTGCGACGGGATCGGCCCCGGCGACACGCGGCTCACCACGCGCTACGCCGAGGACCAGTTCCCCAGCACGCTCGCCAGCGTGATGCACGAGACGGGGCACGGCCTCTACGAGCAGAACCTGGCCAAGGCCGAGCGCTTCGGGCAGCCGCTGGCCGAGGCGGCGAGCACCGGCATCCACGAGAGCCAGTCGCGGATGTGGGAGAACTTCGTCGGCCGCTCGCGCCCGTTCTGGGAGTGGGCGCTGCCGCGGATGCGCGAGGAGCTCGCCACGCCGGAGGTGGCGGCGCTGGACGTGGAGACGGCCTACCGCGGGATGAACGTGGTGGAGCCCAACCTGATCCGCATCGAGAGCGACGAGGCCACCTACAACCTGCACATCATGCTGCGCTTCGACCTGGAGCGCGCGATGCTCTCGGGCGACCTCCCCATCGCGGAGCTGCCGGGCGCCTGGAACGAGCGCGTCCGCGACGACCTGGGGCTGGAGGTGCCCGACCACAGGCGCGGCGTGCTGCAGGACATCCACTGGTCGATGGGCTCGTTCGGCTACTTCCCCACCTACACGCTGGGGAACCTGTACGCGGCGCAGTTCTGGACCACCATCCGCGAGGCGCTGCCCGGGCTGGACGACGACGTGCGGCGGGGCGAGTTCGGCGCGCTGCTGGCGTGGCTGCGCGAGCACGTCTTCACGCACGGGCGGCGCTACACCGCCCCCGAGCTCTGCGAGCGCATCACCGGCCGCCGCCTCTCGCACGAGCCGCTGCTGCGCTACCTGGAGGCGAAGATCCGCCCGATCTACGGGATCTGA
- a CDS encoding TonB-dependent receptor plug domain-containing protein: MTRFALPLCLAALAAACADAVTAPVALLPRVEPDLVATLARKAEGVTVTTSQGTAEGVRVMPGEAVRWCCACPIRPGAPDEQPLIVIDGVPIEPGSQAEIEPEEIVDVQILKGFAATERYGSAGRYGVILVRTSRSTARAGP, encoded by the coding sequence GTGACGCGCTTCGCGCTGCCGCTGTGCCTGGCGGCGCTCGCCGCCGCGTGCGCCGACGCCGTCACCGCGCCGGTGGCGCTCCTTCCCCGGGTGGAGCCGGATCTGGTCGCCACACTGGCCCGCAAGGCCGAAGGCGTGACGGTGACCACCTCGCAGGGCACGGCCGAAGGCGTGAGAGTGATGCCGGGCGAGGCAGTCCGGTGGTGTTGCGCCTGCCCGATCCGCCCGGGGGCTCCCGACGAGCAGCCGCTGATCGTCATCGACGGCGTGCCGATCGAGCCGGGAAGTCAGGCGGAGATCGAGCCGGAGGAAATCGTCGACGTCCAGATCCTGAAGGGCTTCGCGGCCACTGAACGGTACGGCTCCGCCGGTCGGTACGGCGTCATCCTCGTCCGGACCTCGCGCTCCACGGCTCGCGCAGGACCGTAG
- a CDS encoding PASTA domain-containing protein: MHIRSTARRLPALLAFALLAAAAALTVPGPARAQDITAARRLQVPNVVGRTLDEATAVLARAGIKVAGTETVTASAPGGTVVRQSPGAGSVVPAGTTATLFVSSGQRDPQQEGQDTASRPRLVTVPPLVGQSLRTADVALALLGLRRGQVDSVDSQARPGRIVTQEPAAGARVPRGTPVRLTLARAAAQQAVAVPDLDGRTVDEAEALLARVKLVLGPIDSLDSGRPEGQVVRQRPAAGTEVAPGSRVGVSVARSALVRVPAVTGQPLARAGAMLREAGLRAAGPDTVTARGEPGTVVRQSVAAGELVRPGTAVRLSVAQGLVRVPNLAGRPLDEAGALLRRARLARGAVDSAGSDRAAGTVVRQSPAAGAEVAPGTAVRLTLAQGRVRVPDLAGRPLDEAGALLRQARLARGAVDSAGSDRAEGTVVGQSPAAGAEVAPGTAVALTLAQPRLVLVPDVVGDPAAAAARDLEAAGLRAGGVDTVESTDAAETVVRQSPAAGTRVRAGTVFTLGVSRGPDLAVVDTLGGDTLPPDGLDTVRPGPTVPNLVGRTLAEARAALAPLGLSAGVDPALGDSAKWLVASQAPPAGTAAARGTAVRLELRAPPPPAAGRGERRAPWPWIVLGALVAGALLAIRLLRKRPPAAPPGPAAPATVKVPPVVRTRGEWDPGAPEVEVAGKLLGGFEVTLGAAADAGEQTVETMREGALIAAEEAE; this comes from the coding sequence TTGCACATCCGAAGTACCGCTCGCCGTCTTCCCGCGCTCCTCGCCTTCGCCCTGCTCGCCGCGGCCGCCGCGCTGACGGTGCCGGGCCCGGCGCGCGCGCAGGACATCACGGCGGCGCGCAGGCTCCAGGTGCCGAACGTGGTCGGGCGCACGCTCGACGAGGCCACCGCCGTGCTCGCCCGGGCGGGGATCAAGGTGGCGGGGACGGAGACCGTCACCGCGAGCGCCCCGGGCGGCACCGTGGTCCGGCAGTCTCCCGGGGCGGGGAGCGTGGTGCCGGCCGGGACCACGGCGACGCTGTTCGTGTCGAGCGGGCAGCGGGACCCGCAGCAGGAGGGGCAGGACACGGCCTCCCGGCCGCGCCTGGTGACGGTGCCCCCGCTGGTCGGCCAGTCGCTGCGGACGGCGGACGTGGCGCTCGCGCTTCTCGGGCTGCGCCGGGGCCAGGTGGACTCGGTGGACTCGCAGGCGCGGCCCGGCCGGATCGTGACGCAGGAGCCCGCGGCCGGCGCGCGCGTTCCGCGGGGGACGCCCGTGCGGCTGACGCTGGCCCGCGCCGCCGCGCAGCAGGCGGTGGCCGTCCCCGACCTGGACGGGCGCACGGTGGACGAGGCGGAGGCGCTCCTGGCGCGGGTGAAGCTGGTCCTCGGCCCCATCGACTCGCTCGACTCGGGGAGGCCGGAGGGCCAGGTGGTGCGCCAGCGCCCCGCGGCCGGGACCGAGGTGGCGCCCGGCTCGCGCGTGGGCGTCAGCGTCGCGCGCTCGGCGCTGGTGCGGGTGCCGGCGGTCACGGGGCAGCCCCTCGCCCGCGCCGGGGCCATGCTGCGCGAGGCCGGGCTGCGGGCGGCCGGGCCCGACACCGTGACGGCGCGCGGCGAGCCCGGCACCGTCGTCCGCCAGTCGGTGGCGGCGGGCGAGCTGGTGCGGCCGGGGACGGCGGTGCGGCTCTCGGTGGCGCAGGGCCTGGTGCGCGTCCCCAACCTGGCCGGGCGCCCGCTGGACGAGGCGGGCGCGCTGCTGCGGCGGGCGCGGCTCGCGCGCGGCGCCGTCGACTCGGCGGGCTCGGACCGGGCGGCGGGGACGGTGGTGCGCCAGTCGCCCGCCGCGGGGGCCGAGGTGGCGCCCGGGACGGCGGTGCGGCTCACATTGGCGCAGGGGCGGGTGCGCGTCCCCGACCTGGCCGGGCGCCCGCTGGACGAGGCGGGCGCGCTGCTGCGCCAGGCGCGGCTCGCGCGCGGCGCCGTGGACTCGGCCGGGTCGGACCGGGCGGAGGGGACGGTCGTCGGCCAGTCGCCCGCGGCGGGGGCGGAGGTGGCGCCGGGGACGGCGGTGGCGCTCACGCTGGCGCAGCCGCGCCTGGTGCTGGTGCCCGACGTGGTCGGCGACCCGGCCGCCGCGGCGGCGCGCGACCTGGAAGCCGCCGGGCTGCGTGCGGGCGGCGTCGACACGGTGGAGTCCACCGACGCGGCCGAGACGGTCGTGCGCCAGTCGCCCGCGGCGGGGACGCGGGTGCGCGCGGGGACGGTGTTCACGCTCGGCGTCTCCCGCGGACCGGATCTGGCGGTCGTAGACACGCTGGGCGGGGACACGCTGCCGCCGGATGGGCTCGACACCGTGAGGCCCGGTCCGACCGTCCCGAACCTCGTCGGCCGGACGCTGGCGGAGGCGCGGGCCGCACTGGCGCCGCTGGGGCTCTCGGCGGGCGTCGATCCCGCGCTGGGCGACAGCGCGAAGTGGCTGGTGGCCTCGCAGGCGCCGCCGGCGGGGACGGCGGCGGCGCGGGGGACGGCGGTCCGGCTCGAGCTGCGGGCCCCGCCTCCGCCGGCCGCCGGGCGCGGGGAGCGGCGCGCGCCGTGGCCGTGGATCGTCCTGGGGGCGCTGGTGGCGGGCGCGCTGCTGGCGATCCGGCTGCTGCGCAAGCGGCCGCCCGCCGCCCCGCCCGGGCCCGCCGCGCCGGCCACCGTGAAGGTGCCGCCCGTCGTCCGCACCCGCGGGGAGTGGGACCCCGGCGCGCCCGAGGTGGAGGTCGCCGGGAAGCTGCTGGGCGGCTTCGAGGTGACGCTGGGTGCCGCGGCCGACGCGGGAGAGCAGACCGTCGAGACCATGAGGGAGGGAGCCTTGATCGCCGCCGAGGAGGCAGAATGA
- a CDS encoding HEPN domain-containing protein, with protein MIAADDLKHLARGRLRDAKALFRAGRYDAAAYICGYAVEAALKARICRTLRWTGFPDTNKEFEHYHSLKTHRLDVLLELSGQSPRITGRYGLHWDAVVKWDPVQRYRPIGSTSRAFAEKMLRSTQVLVRVL; from the coding sequence ATGATCGCGGCAGACGACCTGAAGCACCTCGCCCGCGGCCGCCTGCGCGACGCGAAGGCCCTCTTCCGCGCCGGCCGCTACGACGCGGCGGCCTACATCTGCGGCTACGCGGTGGAGGCCGCGCTCAAGGCACGCATCTGCCGTACGCTGCGGTGGACGGGCTTTCCCGACACGAACAAGGAATTCGAGCACTACCACAGTCTGAAGACACACCGGCTGGACGTGCTCTTGGAGCTTTCCGGGCAGTCGCCTCGGATCACCGGCAGGTATGGCTTGCATTGGGACGCCGTAGTGAAGTGGGATCCCGTGCAGCGATACAGGCCGATCGGCAGTACCAGCCGAGCCTTCGCGGAGAAGATGCTCCGCTCCACACAGGTGCTCGTGAGGGTGTTATGA
- a CDS encoding PASTA domain-containing protein produces the protein MPPKLLALAAFLACLAAPAPLRAQDDSVAVPDVTRRGMREVRRELRGARLELGRVDSADSRLPAGTVVAQDPPAGSRMRPGSRVDVTVSRPRRLTVRQLLFPALSSGADPCSCAPPAVPVRPGISVGPALVHHDFVRVPDLSGDTRREAERELTGVDLVRGAVDSAASTRPAGTVVGQHPAPGTLVRRGTPVRLTLARRPPVRAPGTAGDTLREAGPRRAGADSVYGGRTDPAGPARPPGTVPVPEPAAPVQVPPGTRPGVPPARRLPVPVPGFVGRPPSSGVPTAGSHPAAVPDVAGGAPPAGSRPATVPSVGGGVPPTGPRPVTVPDLAGGTPPTGPRPVTVPSVGGEAPAFPVIVLSPGAGEGGSAGTGSRPAVSPGSKPVAVPDLVKLTLAEAWARLEAAGFTVRTDPRQADGAWRVVSQHPAAGGDAPAGTPVLLTLEPPSPPPPSVGSLPWLVAAGVLAMGGVAALWRKRWERRGGVSAVLVVTGAAGRTPGSAKVPVGKLVSAPEATPRAHGGAAGVLGGAGVLWKRLRKRRGGASAAPVETGVAGRTPSSAKVPVGKLVAGPEATPRAHGVAAGVLGGMAALWKKLQKRRGGASTASVETGAAGRTPGPAKVLVAGPEVAPRAHAGAAGVLGGMAALWKRLRKRRGRVGTAPVVTATAEWDPGLARVVAAGALVSGPGVRLRAHADPGTQSVESGGPLVAAEVEG, from the coding sequence TTGCCGCCCAAGCTCCTCGCGCTCGCCGCCTTCCTCGCGTGCCTGGCGGCTCCCGCGCCGCTGCGCGCGCAGGACGACAGCGTCGCGGTCCCCGACGTGACGCGGCGGGGGATGCGGGAGGTCCGGCGGGAGCTGCGCGGCGCGCGGCTCGAGCTGGGGAGGGTCGATTCGGCCGACTCGCGGCTCCCGGCGGGGACGGTGGTCGCGCAGGACCCGCCGGCCGGCTCGCGGATGCGGCCGGGCTCTCGGGTGGACGTCACCGTCTCGCGTCCGCGGCGGCTCACCGTCCGCCAACTCCTCTTCCCCGCGCTTTCCTCCGGCGCCGATCCCTGTTCCTGCGCCCCCCCGGCAGTTCCGGTGCGGCCGGGCATCTCGGTGGGCCCGGCGCTGGTGCATCACGACTTCGTGCGCGTGCCCGACCTGTCCGGCGACACGCGGCGCGAGGCCGAGCGCGAGCTGACCGGAGTGGACCTGGTGCGCGGCGCCGTCGACTCGGCCGCCTCGACGCGCCCGGCGGGGACGGTGGTCGGGCAGCACCCCGCCCCGGGGACGCTCGTGCGGCGGGGCACCCCGGTGCGCCTGACGCTCGCCCGCCGGCCACCCGTCCGCGCGCCGGGCACGGCGGGAGACACGCTGCGGGAAGCCGGGCCCCGGCGGGCCGGCGCGGATTCGGTTTACGGGGGGCGCACCGATCCGGCCGGGCCGGCGCGCCCGCCGGGGACGGTGCCTGTTCCGGAGCCCGCGGCGCCGGTTCAGGTGCCGCCGGGGACGCGGCCGGGCGTTCCACCCGCCCGGCGGCTCCCGGTCCCGGTACCCGGCTTCGTCGGCCGGCCGCCGTCCTCCGGCGTCCCGACGGCCGGGTCCCATCCCGCTGCGGTCCCGGACGTCGCCGGGGGTGCCCCGCCAGCCGGGTCCCGTCCCGCCACGGTCCCGAGCGTCGGCGGAGGCGTACCGCCGACCGGGCCCCGTCCTGTCACTGTCCCGGACCTCGCCGGGGGCACACCTCCGACCGGGCCCCGTCCCGTCACGGTCCCGAGCGTCGGCGGCGAGGCGCCCGCGTTCCCCGTGATCGTCCTGTCTCCCGGGGCGGGCGAAGGCGGGTCCGCGGGGACCGGCTCCCGCCCGGCGGTGTCTCCCGGGTCGAAGCCCGTCGCGGTTCCCGACCTGGTGAAGCTCACGCTCGCGGAGGCGTGGGCCCGGCTCGAAGCGGCCGGCTTCACGGTGCGCACCGACCCGCGGCAGGCCGACGGCGCCTGGAGGGTGGTGTCGCAGCACCCCGCCGCCGGCGGCGACGCGCCGGCCGGGACTCCCGTGCTGCTGACCCTGGAGCCTCCCTCCCCGCCTCCCCCGAGCGTCGGCAGCCTCCCCTGGCTCGTCGCGGCGGGCGTGCTGGCGATGGGCGGCGTGGCGGCGCTCTGGCGGAAGCGATGGGAGCGGCGCGGCGGCGTGAGCGCCGTTCTGGTGGTGACCGGCGCCGCCGGGCGGACGCCGGGCTCGGCGAAGGTGCCGGTCGGAAAGCTGGTGTCCGCGCCGGAGGCGACGCCCCGCGCCCACGGCGGTGCCGCGGGCGTGCTGGGCGGCGCGGGCGTGCTGTGGAAGAGGCTGCGGAAGCGGCGCGGCGGCGCGAGCGCCGCTCCGGTGGAGACCGGCGTTGCCGGGCGGACCCCGAGCTCGGCGAAGGTGCCGGTCGGGAAGCTGGTGGCCGGACCGGAGGCGACGCCCCGCGCCCACGGTGTCGCCGCGGGCGTGCTGGGTGGCATGGCCGCGCTGTGGAAGAAGCTGCAGAAGCGGCGCGGCGGCGCGAGCACCGCTTCGGTGGAGACCGGCGCCGCCGGGCGGACCCCGGGCCCGGCGAAGGTGCTGGTGGCCGGGCCGGAGGTGGCGCCGCGCGCCCACGCCGGCGCCGCGGGGGTGCTGGGTGGTATGGCCGCGCTGTGGAAGAGGCTGCGGAAGCGCCGCGGCCGCGTGGGCACCGCTCCGGTGGTGACCGCCACGGCCGAGTGGGACCCGGGCCTGGCGCGGGTGGTGGCGGCCGGGGCGCTCGTGTCCGGGCCCGGGGTGAGGCTGCGCGCCCACGCCGACCCGGGAACCCAGAGCGTGGAGAGCGGTGGGCCGCTGGTCGCCGCGGAGGTGGAAGGATGA
- a CDS encoding phosphoribosylaminoimidazolesuccinocarboxamide synthase produces the protein MGATFPCAGLPRARAPITFSASPKPLDRRSRALTPTLVTTDLPFPLRVRGKVRDVYDLGDALLMVATDRVSAFDVVMPDPVPRKGEVLTLISAWWFARTADLVPNHLLSVDPDEIAARHPELAETRELWARRAMLVRRLRPFPVECVVRGWLSGSAWKEYRESGTLAGEPLPAGLAESDRLDPPVFSPATKAETGHDENIPFARMREIVGADAAEALRRHSLALYGRGRDLAERAGIIIADTKFEFGADEDGTIRVMDEMMTPDSSRFWPAESYRPGRGQPSLDKQPLRDWLEELVARGEWNKAYPAPGLPPEVVEATSRRYRDAFRRLTGMELDDFPSSGGRAS, from the coding sequence ATGGGCGCAACGTTCCCGTGCGCGGGTTTGCCGCGCGCCCGCGCGCCGATTACTTTCTCCGCTTCACCGAAACCACTCGACCGACGGAGCCGCGCCCTGACCCCGACGCTCGTCACCACCGACCTCCCCTTCCCGCTCCGGGTGCGCGGGAAGGTGCGGGACGTGTACGACCTGGGCGATGCGCTGCTGATGGTGGCCACCGACCGGGTGAGCGCGTTCGACGTGGTCATGCCCGACCCGGTCCCCCGCAAGGGCGAGGTCCTCACCCTGATCTCCGCCTGGTGGTTCGCGCGCACCGCCGACCTGGTGCCCAACCACCTCCTCTCGGTCGACCCCGACGAGATCGCCGCGCGCCACCCGGAGCTGGCGGAGACCCGCGAGCTGTGGGCGCGCCGCGCCATGCTGGTGCGCAGGCTCCGCCCCTTCCCCGTGGAGTGCGTGGTGCGCGGCTGGCTCTCCGGCTCGGCCTGGAAGGAGTACCGCGAGTCGGGCACCCTGGCCGGCGAGCCGCTCCCCGCCGGGCTGGCGGAGTCGGACCGGCTGGACCCGCCGGTCTTCTCGCCCGCCACCAAGGCCGAGACGGGGCACGACGAGAACATCCCCTTCGCGCGGATGCGGGAGATCGTGGGCGCCGACGCCGCGGAGGCGCTCCGCCGCCACTCGCTGGCGCTGTACGGGCGCGGGCGCGACCTGGCCGAGCGCGCCGGCATCATCATCGCCGACACCAAGTTCGAGTTCGGCGCGGACGAGGACGGCACGATCCGGGTGATGGACGAGATGATGACCCCCGACTCGTCGCGCTTCTGGCCGGCCGAGAGCTACCGGCCGGGCCGCGGCCAGCCCTCGCTCGACAAGCAGCCGCTGCGCGACTGGCTGGAGGAGCTCGTGGCGCGCGGGGAGTGGAACAAGGCGTACCCCGCCCCCGGCCTGCCGCCCGAGGTGGTGGAGGCGACGTCGCGGAGGTACCGGGACGCGTTCCGCCGGCTCACCGGGATGGAGCTGGACGACTTTCCCTCAAGCGGCGGGAGGGCGTCGTGA
- the pssA gene encoding CDP-diacylglycerol--serine O-phosphatidyltransferase, translating to MNRLWDPPRRRRLKRGIIILPSAFTVGNLFLGVWAVVHAARGDYASAGWLIVLAAVFDMLDGRIARFTATGSAFGEELDSLVDAISFGVAPALIVYFTFLQRGGEWSWIVAFLYIVAAVFRLARFNIEQAGTAKVAFHGLPSPTAGSCVATFYAFTQTELWARWFSGVEAGRAAGWLMMFIALLMVSNVLYPVVPRFSLRTWSGRFAVLLAVASLVAAFTVPEYFFFPFAILYITYGLVRTVLHGFEERLPEQDPLLDEEPHPEEVRTVEYEAMRPGPRAGAEPRPGDNHEEPT from the coding sequence GTGAACCGGCTGTGGGACCCGCCGCGGCGGCGCCGGCTGAAGCGGGGGATCATCATCCTCCCCAGCGCCTTCACCGTCGGCAACCTGTTCCTGGGCGTGTGGGCCGTGGTGCACGCCGCCCGCGGCGACTACGCCTCCGCCGGCTGGCTGATCGTGCTGGCGGCGGTGTTCGACATGCTGGACGGCCGCATCGCGCGCTTCACCGCCACGGGGAGCGCGTTCGGCGAGGAGCTGGACTCGCTGGTCGACGCCATCTCCTTCGGCGTGGCGCCGGCCCTGATCGTGTACTTCACCTTCCTGCAGCGCGGCGGGGAGTGGAGCTGGATCGTCGCCTTCCTCTACATCGTGGCCGCCGTCTTCCGCCTGGCGCGCTTCAACATCGAGCAGGCGGGCACGGCCAAGGTGGCCTTCCACGGGCTCCCCTCGCCCACCGCCGGCAGCTGCGTGGCCACCTTCTACGCGTTCACGCAGACGGAGCTGTGGGCGCGCTGGTTCTCGGGGGTGGAGGCGGGGCGCGCGGCGGGGTGGCTGATGATGTTCATCGCCCTCCTGATGGTGAGCAACGTGCTCTACCCGGTGGTGCCGCGCTTCTCCTTGAGGACGTGGAGCGGGCGCTTCGCCGTGCTGCTGGCCGTCGCCTCGCTGGTGGCGGCGTTCACGGTGCCCGAGTACTTCTTCTTCCCCTTCGCCATCCTCTACATCACCTACGGGCTGGTCCGGACGGTGCTGCACGGCTTCGAGGAGCGGCTCCCCGAGCAGGACCCCCTGCTGGACGAGGAGCCCCACCCCGAGGAGGTGCGGACGGTGGAGTACGAGGCGATGCGGCCGGGGCCGCGGGCCGGGGCGGAGCCGCGCCCCGGCGACAACCACGAGGAGCCGACGTGA